The following proteins are co-located in the Halictus rubicundus isolate RS-2024b chromosome 1, iyHalRubi1_principal, whole genome shotgun sequence genome:
- the LOC143359886 gene encoding uncharacterized protein LOC143359886 isoform X2 yields MARLEIPSIVVHKGSRSHSRPESPTVVVGGGMPSLPSSRQGFVIGGPNASYQSNSESDMIDGNANPNVGSSPSLHRTSPSCPPDKADTENKNFRNRVKLLVRSHAMRESTSPPREPHNGSSSPHSPQSVDGERKHAGNLSPNSTNAKLNNNESMFNSNLCPNQSPKQMRNTATSPTCRAPSRNGQSSPSQVHSPKNNTSPTNGNKSESQRSKMTGSNVIQKCNNCVKNNQNDRPGLLQTPVSPTKSGQALQHSPKSINLAQNNQNNQKSEQRRPNTLNICNNQCGTQCGNTLSVSRPGSRHKLRHQNSSQGSFDSASPCLSRDSSTELYTDSTGIDLEHFIAETINRNQKDRTVLLKIEKDLIEFAKDTQKVCHKFPNMSSYNRMLVHRVAAYFGMEHNVDQSGSSVVVTRTKNMRIPNTRFKEHIRDDLILSEEPRRSILKRDSSSFEDNFNFKSPDRLSGDYCRQSKSFEEREEEYERARRRIFKDNSGDSNEVHSWPYWSSSESSESAKYRLLHPSDHMMRQTKLMKGESFDGRESCRSGVLRPSVSKSFSFGGYTRGMLSRGDSVTSTHSAGARLMKQDSGASMCSRLSPSSSGYKSQSQRSDATISPSPSPSPVANMTCSHTQVSSQDLASPESNNQTVMWAVTSISSVPPGSIIINPQTNQPYTNPDGSIYRFDPENPPKFYTAAVSPHENDRNAVSPKNTEPSEPSKMINNNGRNEGRKRSQLNKNNNNNNNNHNNNNNNSNGGNATTVTHVTNSATSPSLPFTPPPQLTPQLQHQPQPPPQQQHQPQHQQQHQHHHQHQPQPQPQPQPQPQPQPQPQPQQQQQQQQQQQQQQQQQHQPQQQTLVKSSSTVQSCNHNQTAQPYTTYIPTSESYNPGVYPPPVGQQTVMMAPHPNQGQPNVQNNGQGDVFNQNSVYANYAVPVQQGPVSQTTEITELSGYFMGMSIYDQRLSGDNHSTPPHSYPQPQPSTHQAVQNVQSMPQNYWQPPPNSVPAQQTMYFVPPPGTALSVSQGPGDRQPLHQQQRYTTNYSFNAQTMTPPSQSNSNYVGSYPVPYNSVPAVTPTPGEYSYQPPVHMVPTYYPPGQATIQPQPVMYRVPTPPNTPTSNQMPQMPLMYVNSGNYAPPTMVSNGTFGHQVGHNGASPAPPGTYMTSALVPNLVIRQNGPVVAGVRASTPGNSQRTSRSPTPAHELFGSGSGDRSAQPQPRYPLPMYQGVHLVQGDMRLMHPGVPANPRLQYAPVPSPPVVQGCPRPYRPPSYSSNTSGAGTPTSFDGRNQKIRKQRSKVTPLPPAGPRPNIYQTPSMPSLSSNVPKDLREGTVKVTITRRNQLVQY; encoded by the exons ATGGCCCGCCTGGAGA TACCAAGCATAGTGGTGCATAAAGGCAGCAGGTCGCACAGCCGACCTGAGAGTCCCACGGTGGTCGTGGGAGGAGGAATGCCCTCACTGCCGTCTTCCAGGCAAGGCTTCGTCATAGGTGGCCCGAACGCGTCATATCAGAGCAACTCGGAGTCGGATATGATAGACGGGAATGCCAATCCCAATGTCGGCTCCTCACCCTCGCTTCATCGTACCTCGCCCTCCTGTCCACCCGATAAGGCCGACACTGAGAACAAGAACTTTCGTAATAGG GTAAAGTTGCTGGTCAGGAGTCATGCCATGAGAGAGTCGACGTCTCCCCCGAGGGAGCCACACAACGGTTCGTCTTCTCCGCACAGTCCTCAGTCGGTGGACGGGGAGAGAAAGCACGCTGGCAACCTGTCCCCTAACTCTACCAACGCCAAGCTCAACAACAACGAGTCAATGTTCAACAGCAATCTCTGTCCGAACCAGTCCCCGAAGCAGATGCGCAACACGGCTACTTCACCTACCTGTCGAGCTCCGTCGCGAAACG GTCAATCTAGTCCTTCTCAAGTTCACTCACCAAAGAATAACACATCCCCAACGAACGGCAATAAGTCGGAGTCCCAGCGTTCCAAGATGACCGGTTCGAACGTGATTCAGAAATGCAATAACTGCGTGAAGAACAATCAAAACGACCGGCCCGGCTTGCTACAGACGCCCGTGTCGCCGACGAAGTCCGGCCAGGCGTTGCAGCACTCGCCGAAGAGCATCAACCTGGCCCAGAACAATCAGAACAATCAGAAGTCGGAGCAACGTCGACCGAACACCCTGAACATATGCAACAATCAGTGCGGCACGCAATGCGGGAACACTCTCTCCGTGAGCAGACCGGGCTCCAGGCACAAGCTCAGGCACCAGAACTCGTCCCAAGGCAGTTTCGACAGTGCTTCGCCATGTCTGTCCAGAG ACAGCAGCACAGAGCTGTACACGGACAGCACCGGCATAGATTTGGAGCACTTCATCGCGGAGACCATAAATCGCAACCAGAAGGACCGCACCGTCCTATTGAAAATCGAGAAGGATCTAATAGAGTTCGCGAAGGACACGCAGAAGGTCTGTCACAAGTTCCCGAACATGTCCTCGTACAACAGGATGCTGGTGCACCGTGTGGCTGCTTATTTCGGGATGGAGCACAACGTGGATCAGTCCGGTTCAAGCGTGGTAGTCACCAGGACGAAGAACATGCGGATTCCCAACACCCGTTTCAAGGAGCACATCAGGGACGATCTGATCTTGTCGGAGGAGCCTCGCAGAAGTATCTTGAAACGAGACTCGAGCTCGTTCGAGGACAACTTCAACTTCAAATCGCCTGATAGATTGTCCGGGGACTATTGCCGGCAAAGCAAGAGCTTCGAGGAACGGGAGGAGGAGTACGAGCGTGCCAGGCGAAGGATATTCAAGGATAACAGTGGAGACAGCAACGAAGTTCATTCCTGGCCTTACTGGTCCTCTTCGGAGAGTTCTGAGTCTGCCAAATACCGTCTGCTGCATCCTTCGGACCACATGATGAG GCAAACGAAGTTGATGAAAGGGGAGTCCTTCGACGGGAGAGAGTCCTGTCGAAGCGGAGTTCTGAGGCCGTCCGTCTCTAAATCCTTCAGTTTCGGTGGTTATACCAGAGGCATGCTGTCCAGAGGGGACAGTGTCACATCTACTCACAGCGCTGGTGCTCGTCTTATGAAGCAAG ATTCAGGTGCTAGCATGTGTTCACGACTGAGCCCCTCGAGCAGCGGCTACAAGTCGCAGAGTCAGCGCAGCGACGCGACGATATccccgtcgccgtcgccgtcgccggtTGCGAACATGACGTGCAGCCACACCCAAGTATCTAGTCAGGACCTCGCCTCGCCGGAGTCGAACAACCAGACGGTGATGTGGGCGGTCACCAGTATATCCAGCGTGCCGCCCGGTAGCATAATCATCAACCCGCAGACGAACCAGCCGTACACGAATCCGGACGGCTCGATATACCGTTTCGACCCGGAGAACCCGCCAAAGTTTTATACCGCTGCTGTGTCGCCGCACGAGAACGACAGGAACGCCGTGTCACCGAAGAACACTGAGCCGTCCGAGCCATCCAAGATGATCAACAACAACGGGAGGAACGAGGGTCGAAAGAGGTCACAGCTGAACAAgaacaacaataacaacaacaacaaccacaacaataataataacaacagcAACGGTGGTAATGCAACGACGGTCACCCACGTGACGAACAGCGCGACCTCGCCTAGTTTACCCTTCACGCCACCTCCGCAGCTGACTCCACAGCTTCAGCATCAgccgcagccgccgccgcagcaACAACATCAACCGCAGCATCAGCAGCAGCATCAACATCATCACCAACatcagccgcagccgcagccgcagccgcagccgcagccgcagccgcagccgcagccgcagccgcagcagcagcagcagcagcaacaacaacaacaacaacaacaacaacaacaacaccaGCCACAGCAACAAACTCTAGTCAAGTCGTCGTCGACGGTGCAATCTTGTAACCACAACCAAACGGCTCAACCGTATACCACATACATACCTACCTCAGAATCGTACAACCCGGGTGTTTATCCACCCCCAGTAGGGCAGCAGACTGTGATGATGGCTCCTCATCCGAACCAGGGTCAGCCGAATGTACAGAATAACGGCCAAGGGGATGTATTTAATCAGAACTCGGTTTACGCGAATTATGCAGTACCTGTGCAACAAGGACCAGTGTCGCAGACAACG GAAATAACGGAACTGTCTGGATATTTTATGGGTATGAGTATCTACGATCAGCGTCTGTCTGGTGATAATCATTCGACGCCACCGCATTCTTATCCGCAACCGCAACCGTCTACGCATCAGGCGGTTCAAAATGTGCAGTCTATGCCGCAGAACTATTGGCAGCCGCCGCCAAACTCAGTCCCG gcGCAACAAACAATGTATTTTGTACCACCGCCTGGTACAGCACTTTCGGTCAGTCAGGGTCCAGGTGATAGACAACCGTTGCACCAGCAACAGAGATACACGACGAATTATTCTTTTAACGCGCAAACTATGACGCCTCCGAGCCAATCAAACT CCAATTATGTGGGCAGCTACCCAGTTCCTTACAATTCGGTGCCCGCTGTGACACCGACACCGGGAGAATACAGCTACCAGCCACCGGTTCACATGGTCCCCACATATTACCCGCCAGGTCAAGCGACGATACAACCACAACCTGTCATGTACAGAGTACCCACGCCCCCAAATACCCCGACTTCCAATCAG ATGCCACAGATGCCGTTGATGTACGTCAATTCAGGCAACTATGCACCACCAACGATGGTGTCCAATGGAACGTTCGGTCATCAAGTCGGGCATAACGGCGCATCCCCCGCGCCGCCTGGAACCTACATGACTTCTGCGCTGGTTCCTAATCTCGTTATCAGGCAAAACGGCCCT GTCGTTGCTGGTGTTCGAGCTTCGACGCCAGGCAACTCTCAAAGGACCAGCAGGTCGCCGACTCCAGCACACGAGCTGTTCGGAAGTGGGAGCGGGGACAGAAGCGCACAACCCCAACCACGGTACCCACTGCCAATGTATCAGGGTGTCCATCTTGTTCAAG GGGATATGAGATTGATGCATCCCGGAGTACCAGCTAACCCGCGGCTGCAGTATGCACCAGTACCATCACCACCTGTTGTTCAAGGTTGTCCACGGCCGTATCGACCGCCTTCGTACTCGTCGAACACCTCAGGCGCTGGCACCCCCACCTCGTTCGATGGCAGAAATCAGAAAATTCGTAAACAGAG GTCCAAAGTAACACCGTTGCCACCGGCAGGCCCGCGGCCCAATATTTATCAAACTCCTTCCATGCCGTCGCTCTCGTCCAACGTGCCGAAAGATCTCAGAGAAG GGACCGTGAAGGTGACAATCACCCGTCGAAATCAACTGGTACAATATTAG
- the LOC143359886 gene encoding uncharacterized protein LOC143359886 isoform X5, whose product MRESTSPPREPHNGSSSPHSPQSVDGERKHAGNLSPNSTNAKLNNNESMFNSNLCPNQSPKQMRNTATSPTCRAPSRNGQSSPSQVHSPKNNTSPTNGNKSESQRSKMTGSNVIQKCNNCVKNNQNDRPGLLQTPVSPTKSGQALQHSPKSINLAQNNQNNQKSEQRRPNTLNICNNQCGTQCGNTLSVSRPGSRHKLRHQNSSQGSFDSASPCLSRDSSTELYTDSTGIDLEHFIAETINRNQKDRTVLLKIEKDLIEFAKDTQKVCHKFPNMSSYNRMLVHRVAAYFGMEHNVDQSGSSVVVTRTKNMRIPNTRFKEHIRDDLILSEEPRRSILKRDSSSFEDNFNFKSPDRLSGDYCRQSKSFEEREEEYERARRRIFKDNSGDSNEVHSWPYWSSSESSESAKYRLLHPSDHMMRQTKLMKGESFDGRESCRSGVLRPSVSKSFSFGGYTRGMLSRGDSVTSTHSAGARLMKQDSGASMCSRLSPSSSGYKSQSQRSDATISPSPSPSPVANMTCSHTQVSSQDLASPESNNQTVMWAVTSISSVPPGSIIINPQTNQPYTNPDGSIYRFDPENPPKFYTAAVSPHENDRNAVSPKNTEPSEPSKMINNNGRNEGRKRSQLNKNNNNNNNNHNNNNNNSNGGNATTVTHVTNSATSPSLPFTPPPQLTPQLQHQPQPPPQQQHQPQHQQQHQHHHQHQPQPQPQPQPQPQPQPQPQPQQQQQQQQQQQQQQQQQHQPQQQTLVKSSSTVQSCNHNQTAQPYTTYIPTSESYNPGVYPPPVGQQTVMMAPHPNQGQPNVQNNGQGDVFNQNSVYANYAVPVQQGPVSQTTEITELSGYFMGMSIYDQRLSGDNHSTPPHSYPQPQPSTHQAVQNVQSMPQNYWQPPPNSVPAQQTMYFVPPPGTALSVSQGPGDRQPLHQQQRYTTNYSFNAQTMTPPSQSNSNYVGSYPVPYNSVPAVTPTPGEYSYQPPVHMVPTYYPPGQATIQPQPVMYRVPTPPNTPTSNQMPQMPLMYVNSGNYAPPTMVSNGTFGHQVGHNGASPAPPGTYMTSALVPNLVIRQNGPVVAGVRASTPGNSQRTSRSPTPAHELFGSGSGDRSAQPQPRYPLPMYQGVHLVQGIQATSLNESLNYCWNVRTSTSFLGDMRLMHPGVPANPRLQYAPVPSPPVVQGCPRPYRPPSYSSNTSGAGTPTSFDGRNQKIRKQRSKVTPLPPAGPRPNIYQTPSMPSLSSNVPKDLREGTVKVTITRRNQLVQY is encoded by the exons ATGAGAGAGTCGACGTCTCCCCCGAGGGAGCCACACAACGGTTCGTCTTCTCCGCACAGTCCTCAGTCGGTGGACGGGGAGAGAAAGCACGCTGGCAACCTGTCCCCTAACTCTACCAACGCCAAGCTCAACAACAACGAGTCAATGTTCAACAGCAATCTCTGTCCGAACCAGTCCCCGAAGCAGATGCGCAACACGGCTACTTCACCTACCTGTCGAGCTCCGTCGCGAAACG GTCAATCTAGTCCTTCTCAAGTTCACTCACCAAAGAATAACACATCCCCAACGAACGGCAATAAGTCGGAGTCCCAGCGTTCCAAGATGACCGGTTCGAACGTGATTCAGAAATGCAATAACTGCGTGAAGAACAATCAAAACGACCGGCCCGGCTTGCTACAGACGCCCGTGTCGCCGACGAAGTCCGGCCAGGCGTTGCAGCACTCGCCGAAGAGCATCAACCTGGCCCAGAACAATCAGAACAATCAGAAGTCGGAGCAACGTCGACCGAACACCCTGAACATATGCAACAATCAGTGCGGCACGCAATGCGGGAACACTCTCTCCGTGAGCAGACCGGGCTCCAGGCACAAGCTCAGGCACCAGAACTCGTCCCAAGGCAGTTTCGACAGTGCTTCGCCATGTCTGTCCAGAG ACAGCAGCACAGAGCTGTACACGGACAGCACCGGCATAGATTTGGAGCACTTCATCGCGGAGACCATAAATCGCAACCAGAAGGACCGCACCGTCCTATTGAAAATCGAGAAGGATCTAATAGAGTTCGCGAAGGACACGCAGAAGGTCTGTCACAAGTTCCCGAACATGTCCTCGTACAACAGGATGCTGGTGCACCGTGTGGCTGCTTATTTCGGGATGGAGCACAACGTGGATCAGTCCGGTTCAAGCGTGGTAGTCACCAGGACGAAGAACATGCGGATTCCCAACACCCGTTTCAAGGAGCACATCAGGGACGATCTGATCTTGTCGGAGGAGCCTCGCAGAAGTATCTTGAAACGAGACTCGAGCTCGTTCGAGGACAACTTCAACTTCAAATCGCCTGATAGATTGTCCGGGGACTATTGCCGGCAAAGCAAGAGCTTCGAGGAACGGGAGGAGGAGTACGAGCGTGCCAGGCGAAGGATATTCAAGGATAACAGTGGAGACAGCAACGAAGTTCATTCCTGGCCTTACTGGTCCTCTTCGGAGAGTTCTGAGTCTGCCAAATACCGTCTGCTGCATCCTTCGGACCACATGATGAG GCAAACGAAGTTGATGAAAGGGGAGTCCTTCGACGGGAGAGAGTCCTGTCGAAGCGGAGTTCTGAGGCCGTCCGTCTCTAAATCCTTCAGTTTCGGTGGTTATACCAGAGGCATGCTGTCCAGAGGGGACAGTGTCACATCTACTCACAGCGCTGGTGCTCGTCTTATGAAGCAAG ATTCAGGTGCTAGCATGTGTTCACGACTGAGCCCCTCGAGCAGCGGCTACAAGTCGCAGAGTCAGCGCAGCGACGCGACGATATccccgtcgccgtcgccgtcgccggtTGCGAACATGACGTGCAGCCACACCCAAGTATCTAGTCAGGACCTCGCCTCGCCGGAGTCGAACAACCAGACGGTGATGTGGGCGGTCACCAGTATATCCAGCGTGCCGCCCGGTAGCATAATCATCAACCCGCAGACGAACCAGCCGTACACGAATCCGGACGGCTCGATATACCGTTTCGACCCGGAGAACCCGCCAAAGTTTTATACCGCTGCTGTGTCGCCGCACGAGAACGACAGGAACGCCGTGTCACCGAAGAACACTGAGCCGTCCGAGCCATCCAAGATGATCAACAACAACGGGAGGAACGAGGGTCGAAAGAGGTCACAGCTGAACAAgaacaacaataacaacaacaacaaccacaacaataataataacaacagcAACGGTGGTAATGCAACGACGGTCACCCACGTGACGAACAGCGCGACCTCGCCTAGTTTACCCTTCACGCCACCTCCGCAGCTGACTCCACAGCTTCAGCATCAgccgcagccgccgccgcagcaACAACATCAACCGCAGCATCAGCAGCAGCATCAACATCATCACCAACatcagccgcagccgcagccgcagccgcagccgcagccgcagccgcagccgcagccgcagccgcagcagcagcagcagcagcaacaacaacaacaacaacaacaacaacaacaacaccaGCCACAGCAACAAACTCTAGTCAAGTCGTCGTCGACGGTGCAATCTTGTAACCACAACCAAACGGCTCAACCGTATACCACATACATACCTACCTCAGAATCGTACAACCCGGGTGTTTATCCACCCCCAGTAGGGCAGCAGACTGTGATGATGGCTCCTCATCCGAACCAGGGTCAGCCGAATGTACAGAATAACGGCCAAGGGGATGTATTTAATCAGAACTCGGTTTACGCGAATTATGCAGTACCTGTGCAACAAGGACCAGTGTCGCAGACAACG GAAATAACGGAACTGTCTGGATATTTTATGGGTATGAGTATCTACGATCAGCGTCTGTCTGGTGATAATCATTCGACGCCACCGCATTCTTATCCGCAACCGCAACCGTCTACGCATCAGGCGGTTCAAAATGTGCAGTCTATGCCGCAGAACTATTGGCAGCCGCCGCCAAACTCAGTCCCG gcGCAACAAACAATGTATTTTGTACCACCGCCTGGTACAGCACTTTCGGTCAGTCAGGGTCCAGGTGATAGACAACCGTTGCACCAGCAACAGAGATACACGACGAATTATTCTTTTAACGCGCAAACTATGACGCCTCCGAGCCAATCAAACT CCAATTATGTGGGCAGCTACCCAGTTCCTTACAATTCGGTGCCCGCTGTGACACCGACACCGGGAGAATACAGCTACCAGCCACCGGTTCACATGGTCCCCACATATTACCCGCCAGGTCAAGCGACGATACAACCACAACCTGTCATGTACAGAGTACCCACGCCCCCAAATACCCCGACTTCCAATCAG ATGCCACAGATGCCGTTGATGTACGTCAATTCAGGCAACTATGCACCACCAACGATGGTGTCCAATGGAACGTTCGGTCATCAAGTCGGGCATAACGGCGCATCCCCCGCGCCGCCTGGAACCTACATGACTTCTGCGCTGGTTCCTAATCTCGTTATCAGGCAAAACGGCCCT GTCGTTGCTGGTGTTCGAGCTTCGACGCCAGGCAACTCTCAAAGGACCAGCAGGTCGCCGACTCCAGCACACGAGCTGTTCGGAAGTGGGAGCGGGGACAGAAGCGCACAACCCCAACCACGGTACCCACTGCCAATGTATCAGGGTGTCCATCTTGTTCAAGGTATACAAGCCACCTCGTTAAATGAGTCCTTGAATTATTGTTGGAATGTAAGAACGTCTACGTCGTTTCTAGGGGATATGAGATTGATGCATCCCGGAGTACCAGCTAACCCGCGGCTGCAGTATGCACCAGTACCATCACCACCTGTTGTTCAAGGTTGTCCACGGCCGTATCGACCGCCTTCGTACTCGTCGAACACCTCAGGCGCTGGCACCCCCACCTCGTTCGATGGCAGAAATCAGAAAATTCGTAAACAGAG GTCCAAAGTAACACCGTTGCCACCGGCAGGCCCGCGGCCCAATATTTATCAAACTCCTTCCATGCCGTCGCTCTCGTCCAACGTGCCGAAAGATCTCAGAGAAG GGACCGTGAAGGTGACAATCACCCGTCGAAATCAACTGGTACAATATTAG